In Salvelinus sp. IW2-2015 unplaced genomic scaffold, ASM291031v2 Un_scaffold1424, whole genome shotgun sequence, one DNA window encodes the following:
- the LOC111979378 gene encoding CST complex subunit STN1 isoform X1: MQSEAKEPEEDSLWEEPPSVLWGLDPMFNAFNRLYVKDILQMRESCQVSGIYFYNSHPIFKVDVLGTVVYKREREDFFCYGVDDGTGVINSLCWKDEQWRDQGDPATSGARSFGSSARGDFNPANELKKLRQAQHSSSHLEIGELLRVRGPVKTSRQQREIMASTYYKVSDPVMAVQISWMMEVPQLYRQCYDNPFHLDSSAQNPNIQGGSASYLLGRATRILKDFLKEKEVTSFRPYDVQDLLQPLVSRQPQKTASEQEPEAGPSSGPPTSFKQLRELLQKSLQILQDEGLVFRKVKSQDEVYHVTERDKDLLMAIRDILREDCRREKYAEKGCHILHVLSSVRQRYSRNVSKAALELVLKALECNSDIISTSDSHYTIL, translated from the exons ATGCAGTCTGAAGCAAAGGAACCAGAGGAGGATAGTTTATGGGAGGAACCTCCTTCAGTGCTGTGGGGACTGGACCCAATGTTCAACGCTTTCAACAGGCTCTATGTCAAAGACATCCTACAGATGAGAGAGTCCTGTCAAGTGTCAG GGATATACTTCTACAACTCTCACCCGATATTTAAAGTTGATGTGCTCGGGACTGTGGTGTACAAGCGAGAGCGAGAAGACTTCTTCTGTTACGGAG TTGATGATGGTACTGGTGTTATAAACAGCCTTTGCTGGAAAGATGAACAGTGGAGGGATCAAGGTGACCCTGCWACAT CYGGYGCAAGGTCTTTCGGTAGCAGCGCWCGTGGAGACTTCAACCCAGCCAACGAGCTGAAGAAACTACGGCAAGCCCAACACAGCAGCTCCCACCTGGAGATAGGAGAACTGCTCAGGGTGCGAGGGCCCGTCAAGACCTCCAGGCAACAGCGAGAGATAATGGCCTCTACATACT ATAAAGTGTCAGACCCGGTGATGGCGGTCCAGATATCCTGGATGATGGAGGTTCCTCAGCTCTACAGACAGTGCTATGATAACCCATTCCATCTGGACAGCAGTGCACAGAACCCTAACATTCAAGG TGGTTCTGCTTCCTACCTGCTTGGCAGAGCCACTCGTATCCTGAAGGACTTCCTGAAAGAGAAAGAAGTCACCAGYTTCAGACCCTATGATGTCCAGGACCTTTTACAGCCTCTGGTCTCCAGACAACCTCAGAAGACAGCATCAGAACAG GAGCCTGAGGCTGGTCCATCATCGGGTCCACCAACATCTTTCAAACAGCTCAGGGAGCTACTCCAGAAGAGCCTTCAGATCCTGCAGGACGAAGGCCTGGTGTTCCGCAAGGTCAAATCTCAGGATGAAGTCTACCAT GTAACGGAACGGGACAAGGATCTTCTCATGGCAATCAGAGACATTCTTCGGGAAGATTGCAGACGAGAGAAAT ATGCGGAAAAGGGTTGCCACATCCTGCACGTCCTGTCCAGTGTGAGACAGAGGTACAGTCGCAACGTGAGCAAGGCAGCCTTGGAGCTGGTCCTCAAAGCTCTGGAGTGTAATAGTGACATCATCAGCACCAGCGACAGTCATTACACTATCCTCTGA
- the LOC111979378 gene encoding CST complex subunit STN1 isoform X2, with product MCSGLWCTSESEKTSSVTEPCSDSXLAVXXSAGARSFGSSARGDFNPANELKKLRQAQHSSSHLEIGELLRVRGPVKTSRQQREIMASTYYKVSDPVMAVQISWMMEVPQLYRQCYDNPFHLDSSAQNPNIQGGSASYLLGRATRILKDFLKEKEVTSFRPYDVQDLLQPLVSRQPQKTASEQEPEAGPSSGPPTSFKQLRELLQKSLQILQDEGLVFRKVKSQDEVYHVTERDKDLLMAIRDILREDCRREKYAEKGCHILHVLSSVRQRYSRNVSKAALELVLKALECNSDIISTSDSHYTIL from the exons ATGTGCTCGGGACTGTGGTGTACAAGCGAGAGCGAGAAGACTTCTTCTGTTACGGAG CCCTGTTCAGATTCACMGTTGGCTGTATKATRTTCAGCYGGYGCAAGGTCTTTCGGTAGCAGCGCWCGTGGAGACTTCAACCCAGCCAACGAGCTGAAGAAACTACGGCAAGCCCAACACAGCAGCTCCCACCTGGAGATAGGAGAACTGCTCAGGGTGCGAGGGCCCGTCAAGACCTCCAGGCAACAGCGAGAGATAATGGCCTCTACATACT ATAAAGTGTCAGACCCGGTGATGGCGGTCCAGATATCCTGGATGATGGAGGTTCCTCAGCTCTACAGACAGTGCTATGATAACCCATTCCATCTGGACAGCAGTGCACAGAACCCTAACATTCAAGG TGGTTCTGCTTCCTACCTGCTTGGCAGAGCCACTCGTATCCTGAAGGACTTCCTGAAAGAGAAAGAAGTCACCAGYTTCAGACCCTATGATGTCCAGGACCTTTTACAGCCTCTGGTCTCCAGACAACCTCAGAAGACAGCATCAGAACAG GAGCCTGAGGCTGGTCCATCATCGGGTCCACCAACATCTTTCAAACAGCTCAGGGAGCTACTCCAGAAGAGCCTTCAGATCCTGCAGGACGAAGGCCTGGTGTTCCGCAAGGTCAAATCTCAGGATGAAGTCTACCAT GTAACGGAACGGGACAAGGATCTTCTCATGGCAATCAGAGACATTCTTCGGGAAGATTGCAGACGAGAGAAAT ATGCGGAAAAGGGTTGCCACATCCTGCACGTCCTGTCCAGTGTGAGACAGAGGTACAGTCGCAACGTGAGCAAGGCAGCCTTGGAGCTGGTCCTCAAAGCTCTGGAGTGTAATAGTGACATCATCAGCACCAGCGACAGTCATTACACTATCCTCTGA